Proteins encoded together in one Lathyrus oleraceus cultivar Zhongwan6 chromosome 5, CAAS_Psat_ZW6_1.0, whole genome shotgun sequence window:
- the LOC127087042 gene encoding uncharacterized protein LOC127087042 — translation MSNPIGLILFSLSLIITIVTSQERAPHGLVYQNPKAFSPSAYEFFHPNSQNHNDNDPCTSSKCSPFPLAVEATQIHESKDSKSNKGGRKLGAGGIIGIIFGVGFVVVLAMSVYHVRVTRKANMIRAKANSVQPEV, via the coding sequence ATGTCCAACCCCATTGGTCTCATCCTCTTTTCTCTATCACTCATCATCACCATTGTTACATCTCAAGAAAGAGCACCTCATGGACTTGTTTACCAAAACCCAAAAGCCTTTTCACCATCAGCCTATGAATTCTTTCATCCAAATTCACAAAACCATAATGATAATGATCCATGCACTTCATCTAAATGTTCACCTTTTCCTTTAGCAGTTGAAGCAACTCAAATTCATGAAAGCAAAGACTCAAAATCAAACAAAGGTGGTAGAAAATTGGGAGCTGGGGGCATTATTGGAATTATCTTTGGTGTTGGATTTGTTGTGGTTTTAGCTATGAGTGTGTATCATGTTAGAGTTACTCGTAAAGCTAACATGATTAGAGCTAAAGCTAATAGTGTTCAACCAGAAGTTTGA